The following proteins are co-located in the Bacteroidales bacterium genome:
- a CDS encoding RNA polymerase sigma factor — protein MTRERFNEYVLQQSRKLYGYAFRFLRNQEESEDAVQEVFIKLWKMGEKLDNYSSIDALATTMIKNYCIDQIRKLKHSINDESEINNYEYKTSPSPHDQMENAESDAIVHKIIGDLDEKYRTVIELRDIEGLSYEEIAEKTGQNINSLRVTISRARGFIREEYKKYNNE, from the coding sequence ATGACCAGGGAGAGGTTTAACGAATATGTACTGCAGCAGAGCCGCAAACTATATGGATATGCCTTCCGCTTCCTTCGTAATCAGGAAGAGTCGGAGGATGCTGTTCAGGAAGTATTCATTAAACTGTGGAAAATGGGGGAGAAACTTGATAATTATTCAAGCATAGATGCTCTTGCGACTACAATGATAAAAAACTATTGTATCGACCAGATCAGGAAACTTAAACACTCGATTAATGATGAAAGCGAAATTAATAATTATGAGTACAAGACGTCGCCATCTCCGCACGATCAGATGGAAAACGCTGAATCAGATGCAATTGTCCATAAGATTATCGGAGATCTTGATGAAAAATACAGAACTGTGATTGAACTCAGAGATATAGAAGGTTTGTCATATGAAGAGATTGCTGAGAAAACAGGACAAAACATTAATAGTCTCAGGGTTACAATATCACGGGCAAGGGGATTTATACGCGAAGAATATAAAAAGTACAATAATGAATAA